The following proteins are encoded in a genomic region of Candidatus Melainabacteria bacterium:
- a CDS encoding IS21 family transposase: protein MTCTKAQVRKFMRFRKTHSFEVAAAKAGMSENTARKYFKQGGQILPTPDRDYRTRQDPFSEVWNELQSMLEKDSGLEAKTLMQWLLERYPDKFKQAHLRTLQRRVCNWRALNGPDKEIFFPQNLQPGRQSQSDYTNCNELAVTIVGEPFDHLLFHFMLPYSRWEFVSIAFTESFQSLTDGYEQAVVELGGVAPEHRTDNLAAAVPIGQRKEFQKRWKDFLHHFRVTPTTNNPYQSNENGSVEKSHDLLKKGLDQRLRLRGSREFPTRNSYEEFISAYVERRNRERKERVAEELCLLRELPRRNWSAPQELVVTVRPWSTVTILKSLYSVPSRLVGAKLQALVYAQKVELYYGKKLVQEMERVRPGENAINYRHVIGHLLRKPGAFENYKFRDELFPSATFRRAFDVLSEAGKSDKEYLKLLSVAALDGEHHVETALNILIELCELPTADAVKALLVTKHAVPDVTVQQPNLSIYDGLLNSHLVGVMS, encoded by the coding sequence GCACAAAGGCGCAGGTACGCAAATTCATGCGATTTCGCAAAACACACTCCTTCGAAGTGGCGGCTGCGAAAGCAGGCATGTCCGAGAACACGGCACGAAAATACTTCAAACAGGGAGGTCAGATTTTGCCAACACCAGATCGTGACTATCGCACACGCCAAGACCCTTTCAGCGAAGTTTGGAATGAGCTGCAGTCGATGCTTGAGAAAGACAGTGGTCTCGAAGCAAAGACGCTTATGCAGTGGCTGTTGGAGAGGTATCCGGACAAATTCAAACAAGCACATTTGAGAACTCTCCAGCGTCGCGTTTGTAATTGGCGTGCACTGAATGGTCCAGACAAAGAAATTTTCTTTCCGCAAAATCTTCAACCAGGTAGGCAGAGTCAAAGTGACTACACTAACTGCAACGAGCTGGCGGTAACGATTGTCGGCGAGCCATTCGATCACTTGTTGTTTCACTTTATGCTGCCGTACTCTCGATGGGAATTCGTTTCAATCGCTTTCACGGAAAGTTTTCAGTCATTGACAGACGGTTACGAGCAAGCCGTTGTCGAACTCGGTGGCGTAGCCCCAGAACATCGCACGGACAACCTGGCTGCTGCAGTTCCAATCGGACAGAGAAAAGAATTTCAGAAGCGATGGAAAGACTTTTTGCATCACTTTCGGGTTACTCCAACGACAAACAACCCGTATCAAAGCAACGAAAATGGTTCGGTTGAAAAATCGCATGATCTTTTGAAGAAGGGCTTGGATCAGCGTTTGCGATTGCGTGGCAGTAGGGAATTTCCAACACGCAACTCGTACGAAGAGTTCATATCTGCCTACGTTGAACGACGAAACCGGGAGAGAAAGGAGCGGGTAGCAGAAGAACTTTGCCTTCTTCGAGAGCTGCCACGACGAAATTGGAGTGCGCCGCAGGAGCTTGTGGTAACAGTCCGACCATGGAGCACTGTCACTATTTTGAAGAGCCTGTACTCGGTTCCGAGCAGGCTGGTTGGGGCGAAGTTGCAGGCTCTGGTTTACGCACAAAAAGTTGAACTCTACTACGGTAAAAAACTTGTTCAAGAGATGGAGCGAGTGCGCCCAGGGGAGAATGCGATCAACTATCGACATGTAATTGGACATCTATTGCGCAAGCCGGGTGCATTCGAAAATTACAAATTCCGTGATGAGCTGTTTCCGAGCGCCACTTTCCGACGGGCTTTTGACGTACTGTCTGAAGCAGGCAAAAGCGACAAGGAGTACTTAAAGCTTCTGAGTGTGGCAGCGTTAGATGGCGAGCATCATGTTGAAACAGCGTTGAACATCTTGATTGAGCTTTGCGAGCTGCCTACCGCCGACGCTGTGAAAGCCCTGCTGGTGACCAAGCATGCTGTGCCGGATGTCACTGTCCAACAGCCAAATCTTTCAATCTACGACGGATTGTTGAATAGTCACCTGGTCGGAGTTATGTCATGA
- a CDS encoding AAA family ATPase — protein MSRTEQEDRYNRKTERLIKEAKLPAGKRLDLFDLSNVPSLSPSKVSELATGKCLDACENVLIFGNPGTGKTHLAVSLAREWCLIGRRTYFITAAKLVQELLKAKRDLKLNSLLSKLDKYEALIIDDLSYIPQERDETDVLFVLLAERYERRSVVITSNLPFSKWDTIFKDPITAMAAVDRLVHHSTILELNGESFRATAASRKKAAAKNVEF, from the coding sequence CTGAGTAGGACAGAACAGGAAGACAGATACAACAGAAAAACGGAGAGATTGATCAAGGAGGCAAAACTGCCAGCTGGCAAAAGGCTCGACCTCTTTGATTTGAGTAACGTACCGAGTTTGTCTCCAAGCAAAGTCAGCGAACTTGCGACAGGCAAATGTCTCGATGCCTGCGAGAACGTCTTGATTTTCGGGAACCCTGGAACGGGCAAAACACATCTCGCAGTCTCGCTTGCTCGCGAGTGGTGCCTAATCGGAAGACGAACCTATTTCATCACCGCAGCAAAGCTGGTGCAAGAGCTGCTAAAAGCAAAACGGGACCTGAAGCTGAATTCGCTACTGAGCAAGTTGGACAAGTATGAAGCCTTGATCATTGACGACCTCTCCTACATTCCACAAGAACGTGATGAGACCGATGTGCTATTTGTCCTGCTCGCTGAGCGCTACGAACGTCGCAGCGTCGTCATCACTAGCAATCTTCCGTTCTCAAAATGGGACACTATTTTCAAAGATCCGATCACCGCAATGGCAGCTGTCGACAGGTTGGTACACCATTCAACGATCTTGGAATTGAACGGTGAAAGTTTTCGAGCAACTGCCGCCTCTAGAAAAAAGGCTGCAGCTAAAAATGTTGAATTCTAG